CCCGTCACGATGCGCCGCTTCAGTCCGGCGACACGCACCATGAAGAACTCGTCGAGGTTGCTGGCGAAGATGGCGAGGAAGTTCGCACGCTCGAGCTCGGGCAGCGACGGATCCTCGGCGAGCTCGAGCACACGCTGGTTGAAGGCCAGCCAGCTCAGCTCCCGGTCGAGGTAGCGGTGGTCGGGGAGGAGTGCGTCCGGCGACTCGATGGCGTCGAAGTCGTCGTCTTCTGCGTCACCGAGACCAGCGTCGGCGAGTGCGGGATCGATCATGGGGTACATCTAAGCACCGTGAGGTGACGCACGCGTGAACGGGCGCCGGATCCGTCACAGAGCGGCGGGCACCGTCTCGTCGTCGTACACGTTGAATCGGTACCCGACGTTGCGCACGGTGCCGATGATCTGCTCCTGGTCGCCGAGCTTCGCGCGCAGGCGTCGCACGTGAACGTCCACCGTCCTCGTGCCGCCGAAGTAGTCGTATCCCCACACCTCGCTGAGCAGCTGCTCGCGGGTGAACACGCGAGACGGATGCGTGGCGAGGAAGTGCAGGAGCTGGAACTCCTTGTACGTGAGGTCGAGCGGACGACCACGCAGCTTCGCGGAGTAGGACTGCTCGTCGATCGTGACGCCAGAGGCCTGGACCCTGGAGGGCTCGGCGACCTCGTCGCGGCGGGCGAGGGCCAGGCGGACCCTGGCATCCGTCTCGGCCGGGCCGGCGGTGGAGAGCAGCACGTCGTCGATGCCCCATTCGCCCGAGAGGGCGCTCATGCCGCCTTCGGTGACGACCAGCAGCAGCGGAGCATCCTGCCCGGTCGCGCGCAGCAGCCGGCACAGCGACTTCGCCCCGACGAGATCGGTGCGGCCGTCGACGATCACGATGTCGTAGTCGGGGGCGCTCACCAGCTGGGCCGGTTCCGCCGGGATCTGGCGCACGCGGTGACTGAGCAGTTCGAGAGCGGGCAGCACCTGCTCCGTCAGTGGAGCATGGGTCAACACCAGGACCTGAGCCACACGCACTCCTTCCGCACGGCGGGGGGAACGCCGTGCGGCAATGATACCGGGCGCTGATGGGTCACAATGGAGTCATGTCGCAACCAGCGCTCGCACCGCGTAACGCGTTCGTCGGCGTGCTCGTCGTCTGGGCGGTCGCCTTCCTCGCCTCCATCGCAGTGGGCATCTTCGTCGCCGAGGAGTGGCGTGTGCCGTGGCTGCTCGTGGCGTTCGGCGGCGTCGTGCTGCTGTCCTTCGCGGTGCAGCTCCGCTACGGCCGCACGGAGGGCTTCATCTTCCGGGTGGGGGGCAGCGCTCTCGGCGCCCTTCTGCTGATGGGCGTCATCTCGGTGGGCTTCGGGCTCGCCGCACTCGTCACCTGACCCGCGAACGAGACAGTCCCTCCGCGCGGAGGGTAAAGTGGTGCCCATGGACCTCATGGCGCTCGAACTCTTCTTCATCGGCCTGCTGGGCCTGGCGAGCCTCGCGATCGCGTTCGTCTCGGTCGTCGTGCTGCGCAACCTCTTCCGCGGTCAGCGCTGAGCGCACCGTGCTCGAGCTGCCCACCGATCTTCCCGCCGACCTCGCGCCGCTGGCGTGGCTGGTCGGCGTCTGGGAGGGGACCGGGGTCATCGACTACCCCGTCGGCGACGATCGTCTGCAGGGCGAGTTCACCCATCGGGTGAGTTTCAGCCACGACGGCGGCCCTTTCCTGAACTACTCCGCGACGGCGACCTTCACGGGTGAGGACTCTGCGGTATCCATCCCACTCGTCGCCGAGACGGGCTTCTGGCGTCTGAGCCGTCCGGCGACCGACGCCGATCCGGGTCCCGGGCTGCTGCCCCCGCGCGCCGAGCAGGCGGTGCGCACGGTCGACGACGTCGAGGCACTGCGGGCCGCATCCGGGGGATTCCCGATCGAGGTGTCGATCGCACACGCCGACGGGATGCTCGAGCTCTACCTCGGCGAGATCAACGGACCCCGCGTCGACATCGCCTCGGACGCGATCGTCCGCGGCGCGGGCGCGAAGGAGTACGGCGCGGCGACGCGACTGTACGGCCTCGTCGGCAACCACATGCTCTGGGCCTGGGACATCGCGGCTCTCGGCACTCCTATGCGGGCACACGCGTCCGCGCGATTGGCCAAGGTCTGACATGACCGGTTTCAGCGACATCCCCGGCGCGGTGCAGAGCGACGACGGGATCGCCCACTTCGGCGACGCTTTCCGCGAGCAGCGCCGACTCGCCGTCGGCGCCGCCATCGTGCCGCTCGACGACCGCACCGTCATCGAGGTCGCCGGCTCGGAACGACTCACCTGGCTCGACTCGATCACCTCGCAGGCGGTCGGTCGCCTCGCACCCGGGGAGAGCACCGAGCTGCTGGTGCTCGACCCGCAGGGTCGGGTGGAGCACGCGGCGGGCGTCGTCGACGACGGCTCGTCGACGTGGCTGATCGCCGACTCCGGCGACGCCGACGCGCTCGCGACCTGGCTGACCCGGATGAAGTTCCGCACGCAGGCCACGGTCGACGTGCGTCCCGACCTCGCGCTCCTCGGCTTCGTCGACGGCGGCACCGCGGCGCAGCGCGCGCTCGCCGCGGCATCCGCTCCCACCGGAGCCGCACTGGTCTGGACAGACCCGTGGCAGCAGGTCAGCGCGGGTGGGCACCAGTACGCCGAGATCTCCGAGCACCCCGGTGCCGAGCTCGCGTGGCGCGTCGCGATCGTCCAGAGGGATGCGGCCGATGCGCTCGCCGCGACCCTCGCGGCCGACGAGGTGGCAGGGCTCCTCGCCGCCGAGGCGCTGCGGGTCGCCGCCTGGCGCCCCCGCTGGTCGGCGGAGGTCGACGAGCGCTCACTGCCGCACGAATCCGACTGGATCCGCACCGCGGTGCACCTGAACAAGGGCTGCTACCGCGGACAGGAGACCGTCGCGAAGGTGCACAACCTCGGGCATCCGCCGCGTCGCCTGGCCGCCCTGCACCTCGACGGCAGCGAAGCGGTGCTGCCGGCCGTGGGCGATGCCGTCTTCGCCGGCGACGACGAGGTCGGACACATCACCTCGGTCGCCCGGCATCACGAGGACGGCCCGATCGCCCTCGCCATCCTCTCCCGACGCACACCGGTCGGCGATCTCGTCGTCCGTGCCGAGGGGGCGGACATCGCCGCGACCCAGCAGGTGATCGTCCCGGCCGACGCCGGAGCCATGGCCGATATCCCGCGCATCACGCGTCTGTCGCGTCGCCCCAGCGCACCGGATCCCCGCCAGGCCGGCTGAACCGGCACGACCGGGAGCCCGGGGTCAGATCAGTGGCGCCACCGCGCTCCAGGGGAGTGTGAGCTCTCCGAGCCTCCAGCGGCTCCTGCCGCCGAGGACCGGCCAGCCCTGATCACGCAGAGCCGAGACGACGGCGAGGAAGCGCTGCGTCGCACCGAACGTCGACAGCGGCGCGGCCCGATCCCACTCGCGGTCGAGATCGAGGAGCAGCGAGTGCACCCGCTCGCCCGGCACGTTGCGGTGGATCAGCGCCTTCGGGAGGCGCTCGGCGACGATGCTCGGGCGCTCGAGCTGCGCCAACCGCAGTGAGAGGGTGAATCGCAGCGGCGCTCCCGTGGGCGCCACGTCGACCCAGCTCGCCACGCGGCCGATCTCGTCGCACGTCCCCTCGACCAGCAGTCCTGCGGTCGAGAGGCGCGATGCCATGGTCCGCCAGGCCTCGCCGACATCCGCCTCGTCATACTGGCGGAGGACGTTCATGGCGCGGATCACCGCCGGACGCCGTCCGGAGGGGAGCGGCACCTCGAAGCCGCCGCGGGCGAACGAGACCCGCAGGTCCCGCGGGAAGGGAGTGCGTCCGGCCCGGACCTCGGCGAGCTGTCCGTCGGCGGTGGCCACCCTCTCCTTGTCGAGTTCGAGACCGCGCACCTCGGCATCCGGGCGCACCCGCTGCAGGCGGGTCGCGAGCTCGAATGCGGTCACCCCGCTCGCTCCGTAGCCGAGATCGATCACGAGCGGGTCGTCGGCGCGGCGGAACGCCGGGCTCGCGGCGATCCAGCGGTCATTGCGGCGCAGACGGTTCGTCCCGGTGGTGCCGCGGGTCGGCCGACCGACAGGAGATGACGCCATGCGTCAATCCTCGCAGGGCCGCGGCATGGACGCGTCGACCTCCGCCGATAAACTGGGCCCATGACTGCGAAGCGCACCCTGATCCTGCTCCGTCACGGCCGGAGCGAGTGGAACGAACTGAACCTCTTCACCGGCTGGGTGGATGTCCGCCTGAACGAGCAGGGCAGGAACGAGGCCCGTCGCGGTGGTGAGCTGCTGGCCGAAGCCGGAATCCTGCCCGACGTGCTGCACACATCGCTGCTCAGCCGCGCCATCCAGACGGCGAACATCGCCCTCGACGCGGCCGACCGTCTGTGGATCCCCGTCACGCGCTCGTGGCGCCTGAACGAGCGCCACTACGGTGCTCTGCAGGGCAAGGACAAGGCGCAGACGCTCGAGGAGTTCGGCCCGGAGCAGTTCCAGCTGTGGCGTCGTTCGTTCGACGTGCCGCCGCCCCTGCTCGACGACGACAGCGAGTTCAGCCAGGTGAACGACGTGCGCTACGCCGGGATCGACGGCGAGGTGCCCCGCACCGAGTCGCTGAAGCTCGTCATCGATCGCCTGCTGCCGTACTGGGACAGCGCGATCGTCCCCGACCTGGAGGCCGGGAAGACGGTGCTCGTGACGGCGCACGGCAACTCGCTGCGCGGCCTCGTGAAGCACCTCGAGGGCATCAGCGACGAGGACATCGCCGAGCTCAACATCCCCACCGGCATCCCGCTCGTCTACGAGCTGGACGAGAACAACGTGCCCACCGGCCCCGGTCGCTACCTCGATCCGGAGGCGGCAGCCGCCGGAGCGGCAGCAGTCGCCGCGCAGGGCAAGAAGTAGCACCGGACGACGAAGGGGGCGGATGCTGACAGCATCCGCCCCCTTCTCGCGTCCGTCGAGGACTCAGGCGTGACCGAACTCCTGCTGCTGCTCGATCGCCAGAGGGATGTCCTCCTCCTCGATGCGCCAGTCGCCCGTGGCCAGGTAGATGACCTTCTTGGCGACGGCGACCGCGTGGTCGGCGAAGCGCTCGTGGTAGCGGCTGGCGAGCGTGGCATCCACCGTCGCGGTGGCCTCGCCCTTCCAGTTGTCGCTGAGCACCTTCTCGAACACGCTGGCGTGCAGCTCGTCGATGTCGTCGTCGGTGTTGCGGATCGTGTCGGCCAGCTTCAGGTCCTGGGTGCGCAGGAGCTCCGAGAGCGTGCGGGAGATCTCGACGTCCAGCTCGCCCATCTTCGTGAAGGTGCCCTTGAGGCCCTTCGGGATGGCGCGCTCGGGGAAGCGCAGGCGCGCGAGCTGGGCGATGTGCTCGGACATGTCGCCCATGCGCTCGAGCGACGCGCTGACGCGCAGCGCGGTGACGACGACGCGCAGATCGCGCGCGACCGGCTGCTGCCTCGCCAGGATCTCGATGGCCTGCTCGTCGAGGGCGACGGCCAGAGCGTCGATCTTCGCGTCGTCCGCGATGACCTCCTCTGCCAGCTCCACGTCGCTCGTGGCGAACGAGCGGGTGGCCTTGTCGATCGAGACCGTGACGAGGTCGGCGATCTCCACGAGCTGGGACTGCAGGTCCTCGAGGGACTGATGGAAGACTTCGCGCATGTCGGCGCAACCTTTCGTTCGGGTCTCGACTGTGATGCCAGCGCGAGACGGCTGGTGCGTTCGCGCGGGAGGAGAGCACAGCGCTCCCGCACAGGCCCGAGAGCGATTGTCTGCTCCGAAGGTTAACGAACGGTGCCCAGCACGTGAATAGTACTTCTCGCGTCGGGGTGAGGGCCGGTGAACCCGCCGAATCGCAGGTGAACGCACTCTACGCTGGGGATATGACCCTGCCGCAGATCGCGCTGCTCGCGTTGGCCGCGGGACTCGTGATCGGCGTCGGCCTCTCGCTCCTGGTGGCCTGGGCGTACCGCGCGAGAGCCCGCGTCGCCGACGAGACGTCTCTCGTGGTCCCGGAGGGCGTGACGGCGGTGCTCGGCAGCATGGACGATGCCGCCTGCGTGGTGGACTCGTCCGGACTCGTCCTCGCCGTCTCGAAGGCGGCGACGCGCTTCGGCATCGAGGTGGGGTCTCCGCTGGAGAACCCCGAGCTGCGTCAGCTCGTGCGGGGCGGGCGCGCAGAGGGCGGCTCCGCCACCGAGTCGCTGCGGCTCACCCGCGGCGGGCTCAGTCTCGACCCGCGCCTGGTGTCGGCACGCGCGAGCGTGATCAGCCCGCGCATGACTCTGCTGATCATCAGGGATGTCACCGAGCAGGAGCGTCTGGATCAGATGCGCCGCGACTTCGTCGCCAACACCAGTCACGAACTCAAGACCCCGGTGGGTGCCGTCACCCTGCTGGCCGAGGCGATCGAGTCGGCAGCCGACGACCCGGCGCAGGTCCGCCACTTCGCGACGCGCATCTCCGCCGAGGCCTCGCGTCTGGGGCAGCTGACCGGCCGCATCATGAGCCTGTCCCGCCTGCAGGCCGAGGATGCTCTCTCCGACGTGCGCCCCGTCGCGATCGACGAGGTGCTCGCGACTGCGCTCGAAGCCCATGTCGTGCAGGCCGATTCCGCCGGGGTCGAGATCGCCCGCGGCGGGGACCGGGGCGTGTGGGTCCGCGGGGACTCGCAGATCCTCATCGAGGCTTTCGGCAATCTCATCGCCAACGCGATCGCCTATTCGCCGCGAGGATCCCGCGTCGGCATCGGCGTGAAGGCCGAGGAGGGCGTCGTCGAGATCGCCGTCTCCGATCAGGGCATCGGGATCGCCGAGGGCGACCGCGAGCGCATCTTCGAGCGCTTCTATCGTGCGGACGAGGCTCGCTCCCGCCGCACCGGCGGCACCGGCCTCGGGCTCTCGATCGTCAAGCACGCGACCCAGCGCCACGGCGGCGAGGTGCGGCTCTGGTCGCGCCCCGGCCGCGGATCCACCTTCACCATCCGGCTTCCGAGGATCGACGCTCCACCGAGGGTCGACAAGGACAAGAAGAGCAAGAAGAAGCGCGAGCGCAAAGAGGCGAAGGCCCCCGCTCGCGTCCGAAACGGAGAGAACGCATGACCCGCATCCTTCTGGTCGAGGACGAGCCCGACCTGGCCGACCCGCTCGCCTACCTCCTGCGCCGCGAGGGGTACGAGGTGGAGATCGCGGAGGACGGCCCCGGCGCCCTCACGGCGTTCCGCGAGCGCGGAGCCGACGTCGTGCTGCTCGACCTGATGCTCCCCGGCATGCCGGGCACCGAGGTGTGCCGACAGATCCGGTCGACCTCCGCCGTGCCGATCATCATGGTCACGGCCAAGGACTCCGAGGTCGACATCGTGGTGGGGCTCGAGCTCGGCGCCGACGACTACGTCACCAAGCCGTACTCGTCGAGGGAGCTGCTCGCCAGGATGCGGGCGGTGCTGCGTCGCGTGGTCCAGGCCGACAGCGAGCTCGACGAGCGGGTCCTCGACGGGGGACGTGTGTCGCTCGACATCGACCGCCACACGGTCTCGGTCGCCGGTCAGCAGATCAACATGCCGCTGAAGGAGTTCGAGCTGCTCGAGGTGCTGATGCGCAACTCGGGTCGTGTCCTCACCAGGGGGCAGCTCATCGACCGGGTGTGGGGGAGTGACTACTTCGGCGACACGAAGACGCTCGACGTGCACATCAAGCGCATCCGCTCACGCATCGAGGAGAACCCCGGTGAGCCGGTGATGCTCGTCACCGTGCGGGGCCTGGGGTATCGCTTCGAGGGCTGAGCGTCGCTGCGCTCTCCCTGACGACCGAAGAGGCCGACACCCCGCGGGGTGTCGGCCTCTTCCGTCAGCGTGCGCTGTGGATCAGTTCTCGGGAGCCGGCGCTGCCGTGTCGGTCGGCATCGGCGTGGGCTCCGGCGTGCTCTCGGTCATATCGGGCACGAGGTCGGCGTAGTACGGCAGCGAGCCGTCGAGGACGGGGACCTCGGTCTTCGTCCCTGCGCCGTCGCCGGACTGGAAGTGGATCTCGACGGTCGCGCCCGGCATCGTGTCGAGGCCGACGATGCGCAGCGGCTCCTCGTCGCCACCGAGGCTGATGGTCTTGCCTGCCGGCACCTGGACGGTGAGCGGGTCGTCTTCGACGCCCGAGACCGTGATCGTGAGCGTCGCCTTGTCGGAGGTCGGGTTCACGAGTGCGCCGACGAAGTTGCCCACGGAGCCGTCTTCGGTCGCGACGACGAAGGCGTTGCGGACGTCGATGGGGCCGTCCTTGTCCGAGACGTTGACGCCGTCGGAGGCGGAGTACTCGATCGTCGTCGCCTGCGGCGAGATGAACGTGCAGCCCGTCGCGCCGAGAAGAACGAGGGCGCTGATGGCGGCAGACGCAACAAGGCGCGATTTCACGGGTCCTCCTGAGGTCCGACGGGATATCCGCATCCCATTCTATGCGTATGCGAGGGGCCGCCAGAGGACGCGGCGGCGCGAACCTTAGCGCATGTCCCCTGTGGTATCCTTGAGGTTGCCGAAAGGACACGTTTTTATGCTTTTTGAGGTTGGCGAAACTGTCGTCTATCCGCACCATGGCGCCGCGACCATCATCGAGGTCAAGGAACGCATCATCAAGGGTGAGGCGAAGAAGTATCTGAAGCTCAACGTCACCCAGGGGGACCTCATCATCGAGGTGCCCGCTGAGAACGTCGATCTTGTGGGAGTCCGCGATGTGATCGGCCGGGAGGGCCTCGACCATGTGTTCGAGGTTCTGCGCGCTCCGTTCACGGAAGAGCCCACGAACTGGTCGCGTCGTTACAAGGCGAACCTCGAGAAGCTCGCCTCCGGCGACGTCATCAAGGTGAGCGAGGTCGTGCGCGACCTGTGGCGTCGGGATCAGGACCGCGGTCTGTCGGCGGGTGAGAAGCGGATGCTGGCCAAGGCGCGTCAGATCCTCATCTCCGAGCTGGCTCTCGCAGAGAAGACCGACGAGGACAAGGCGAGCGCACTGCTCGACGAGGTTCTCGCGTCCTGAGTGGATCGAGACGAGGCGGATGCTCCGGCATCCGCCTTTTTTCGTGCGCGCCGGTAACGTGAACAGGGTGAGCATGCTTCCCGTCCCCGACACCGCGATCATCGTCGTCGCCGCCGGCTCCGGCACGAGGCTGGATGCCGGAGCGCCCAAGGCGTTCGTCGGCATCGACGGCCACTCGATCCTCCGCCACGCGCTCGAGGGGGTCTTCGCCGCAGCGCCCGCCCAGGTGATCGTCGTGGCCCCCGCCGGCTTCGAGGGCGACGCCGAGACCGAGCTGCGGGCGGCAGCGGGACAGCGCCGAGAGTTGGGCCGAGTGGTGACCGGAGGCGACACCCGTCAGCAGTCGGTGGCCGCGGGGCTCGCCGCGCTCTGGGGCGACGTGTCCACGGTGCTGGTGCATGACGCCGCGCGGGCGCTGACTCCGCCCGCCGTCATCGACCGCGTGGCGGATGCCGTCGACGGCGTCGTCGGGGTCATCCCGACCCTTCCTGTGGTCGACACGCTGAAGCGCGTCGACGGCTCGGCGATCGTCGGTCCCGTCGATCGCGACGCGCTGGCGGCGGCCCAGACCCCGCAGGGGTTCCCCCGCGCACTGCTCGAGTCCGCGTATGCGGCGGCGCTCGCATCCGGCATCGAGTACACCGACGACGCGGCCCTGTATGCCGCAGCCGGCCACCGGGTCGGTCATATCCCGGGCGACGCCCGGGGGTTCAAGATCACGACGCCGGCCGATCTCGAGCGCGCGAGGCAGCTGCTGGCCGCCGAGCCCCTGACCGGACCGGCCGTCGCGGCAGCCGATCCGCCGCCGCGCGGGAGTCATCCCCGCGTCGGCATGGGGACGGACGTTCACGCGTTCGGCGGCGAGGGCGATCTCTGGCTCGCGGGGCTCGTGTGGCCTGGGGAACCCGCACTCTCCGGCCATTCCGACGGTGATGCGGTGGCGCACGCGATCGTCGACGCACTGCTGGGCGCCGCGGGCCTCGGCGACATCGGCGAGCACTTCGGAACTGCGCATCCGGAGTACGCCGGTGCTCATGCCGAGGTGTTCCTGGCTCGCACCCGAGAGCTGCTGTCGGAGGCGGGATTCGTGATCGGCAACGTCTCGGCCCAGTTCCAGGGCAACCGCCCTCGCTTCAGCGGGCGGCGCGCGGAGGCCGAGCGGGTGCTTTCCACGGCCCTCGGGGGAGCGCCCGTCTCGGTCACCGCGACCACCACCGACGGGCTGGGCTTCTCGGGCAGGGGCGAGGGGATCGCCGTCACCGCCGTCGCGATCGTCCACCCGCGATGACGGCTCGGTCCGTACGGCGGGGAATGCCCCGGCATCCGCGCTCGTTGTCGCAGGAGGTCGTGCGGTCGTCGCACGCGCAGAGGGAGGCATCATGAGGATTCTCGTCATCGGAGCCGGAGGACAGGTCGGGCGCACGGCGGTCGAGGCGCTGGACGGCCACGAGGTCGTGTCGGCCTCTCGGAGCAGCGAGCCGTCGGTCGACATCACCGACCCGAGCTCGATCGAGCGTCTCTTCGCCTCCACCGGCCAGGTGGATGCCGTGATCGTCGCCGTCGGCGAGGTCCCGTTCCGTCCGCTCGCCGATCTCTCCCACGCGGACTACGAGTCGGCGTTCCGGGGCAAGGTGCTGTCGCAGCTCGACGTTGTCCGCATCGGCACCCCGTATGTGCGCGACGGCGGGTCGATCACCCTCACCTCCGGCATCCTGTCGCGCGAGCCGATCGCCACCGGCGCCGCCGCCTCGCTCGCCAACGGCGCCGTCGAGTCGTACGTCCACGCCGCGGCGACCGAGCTCCCGCGCGGCATCCGCATCAACGCGGTCAGCCCCTCGGTGCTCGAGGACGCCCCGGGGTACCACTCGTCGTTCCCCGGCTTCGTGCCGGTGTCGTCGCACCGCGTGGGGCAGGCGTTCGTGAAAAGCGTGCTCGGCGTGCAGACCGGGCAGGTGTTCCCGGTCGACTGAGCCGGATGCGTCCCGATCTGCGGCCGGGGTCACACCCAGTCAACGCGACCGGCCGCCCGGTAGGCTTGTGCGGTGACTCTCCGCCTCTATGACACCCGCGCGCAGCAGCTGCGGGACTTCGTGCCTCTCGATCCCGAGAACATCACGATGTACGTCTGTGGCGCCACGGTGCAGTCCGGCCCCCACATCGGGCACGTCCGGGCCGCTCTGAGCTTCGATCTCCTCCGCCGCTGGCTGACGCACCGCTACGGTCGGGTCACATTCGTGCGCAATGTCACGGACATCGACGACAAGGTGCTCGCGAATGCGACCGACACCGAGCCGTGGTGGGCGCTGGCCTATCGCATGGAACAGGAGTTCACCGCCGCATATGCCGGGATCGGCATCCTCCCGCCGACGTACGAGCCGCGGGCGACCGCCTCGATTCCGCAGATGCAGGAGATCATCGCGACATTGATCGAGGGCGGTCACGCGTACCCCGCGCCCGACGACTCCGGTGATGTCTACTTCGACGTCCGGTCATGGTCGGACTACGGATCCCTGACGAACCAGTCCGTCGACGCGATGGAGGCGGCGGAGGACGCCGACCCCCGAGGCAAGCGCGCTCCGCAGGATTTCGCCCTCTGGAAGGGCGCGAAGGCCGGCGAGCAGGCGGATGCCACGTGGCAGTCACCCTGGGGAGCGGGCCGCCCCGGATGGCACATCGAATGCTCCGCCATGGCGAAGCGCTACCTCGGCGCAGAGTTCGACATCCACGGCGGCGGACTCGACCTGCGCTTCCCGCACCACGAGAACGAGCTCGCGCAGTCGACTGCGGCCGGAGACGGCTTCGCCCGATACTGGGTGCACAACGGCCTCGTGACCGTCGGCGGCCAGAAGATGTCGAAGTCGTTCGGCAACTTCACCCTCGCCGCCGATGTGCTCGCCGAGCGCGATCCGCAGGTGGTGCGCTACGCCCTGGCGGCCGCGCACTATCGGTCGAGCCTCGACCTCTCCGAGTCGTCCTGGGCCGAAGCGGAGGCGGCACTCGGTCGCATCCGCACGTTCGTCGAGCGCGCCGAGCGCATGCTTCCCCAGACGATCGGCTGGGCGGAGCGCACACCGGTGCCTGAGGCGTTCGCCGCCGCGATGGACGACGACCTCGGCATCCCGCAGGCTCTCGGAGTCATGCACGACACCGTGCGCGCCGGCAACGCGGCGCTCGATGCCGCTGACCTCGACGGGGCGGCGACGGCGAGGCACGAAGTGCTCGCGATGCTCGACGTGCTCGGGTTCGCCCCGGTGGGCGGGGCGACGGGTGGCGGAGCACAGGCATCCGCTCTCGATGCGCTCGTGCGCACGATGATCACCCAGCGCGCCCAGGCACGCGCTGACAAGGACTGGGCGGCGGCCGATCGCATCCGAGATGCGATCGCCGCCGCAGGAATCACGCTGGAGGATTCTCCGGCCGGAACTCATTGGAGTATCGATGGCTAAGCCACAGCGCCCCGGCGCAAGCAACGGCAAGAAGAAGGGCCCCACCAAGGGCACCGGCGGACTCGGACGCAAGTCCCTCGAGGGTCGCGGACCGACGCCCAAGGCGGAGGACCGCGCCTGGCACCCCGCAGGCAAGCGCAAGGCCGCGGCCGAGCGCTACGCCGCATCCGGCGGCAAGGGCAGGCCCGGACAGCAGCGTCAGACGGGCGGGAGCCCGAACCGCTCCGCCCGCGCGAAGGACAACACCACGGATGTCGAGGTCGTCACTGGCCGCAACTCGGTGCTCGAGGCGCTGCGGGCGAAGATCCCGGCGTCGGCGTTCTACATCGCGCAGCGCGTCGAGATGGACGACAGGGTCAAGGAGATGCTGTCGATCGCCACGAACCGCGGCATCCCGGTGCTCGAGGTGACGCGTCAGGAGCTCGACCGCATGGCCGGGTTCGACGGTGTGCACCAGGGCGTCGCCGTCAAGGTTCCCCCTTACGAGTACGCGCATCCGCAGGATCTGCTCGAAGCGGTCATCGACAAGGGCGAGGTCCCGCTGTTCGTCGCCCTCGACGGCATCACCGACCCGCGCAACCTCGGCGCGATCATCCGCTCGACGGGCGCCTTCGGCGGCCACGGCATCATCCTGCCGCAGCGTCGATCGGCCGGAGTGAACTCCGCGGCCTGGAAGACCAGCGCCGGAGCGGCAGCTCGTGTGCCCGTCGCCCTGGCGACCAACCTCACCACGCAGCTCAAGGAGTTCAAGAAGCAGGGCGTCTTCGTCCTCGGCCTCGACGGCGACGGCGACGTGCTGCTCCCCGAGCTGCAGCTGGCCGATCGTCCGGTCGTGATCGTCACAGGGTCCGAGGGCAAGGGCCTCTCGCGTCTGGTGGCCGAGACGTGCGACCAGATCGTGTCGATCCCGATTTCGGCCGTGACCGAATCGCTGAACGCCGGCATCGCGACCTCCGTCGCGCTGTACCAGGTGTCGACCATCCGCAACGCCAAGAAGTAGGGGAGAAGCGCGTCATGGCTCGTATCGTCGTTCTCGGAGGAACCGGCTACGCCGGCCGTCACATCGTGTCCGAGGCGGTGAGCCGCGGCCATGACGTGATCGCGATCTCGCGCAGCATCCCGACGGATGCGGTCGAGGGTGCCTCGTATGTCCAGGGCTCCGCGCTGGACATCTCCTCGCTCGCCAACGCGTTCGACGGAGCGGATGCCGTGGTCTCCGCCCTCTCGCCGCGCGGCGACATGGCCGACCGGGTGCTGGAGGCGCTGACGAACGTCATCGCCGAGCTCGCGGATACGAGCACGCGCCTGGGCGTCATCGGCGGCGCCGGCGGGAGCCTCGTGACTCCCGAAGGTCCGCGCCTGTTCGATCTGGACTTCCCCGAGGAGTACAAGCACGAGGCGCAGGTCGGCATCGATTCGCTCGCGCTGC
This genomic interval from Microbacterium hydrocarbonoxydans contains the following:
- a CDS encoding NAD(P)-dependent oxidoreductase; the protein is MARIVVLGGTGYAGRHIVSEAVSRGHDVIAISRSIPTDAVEGASYVQGSALDISSLANAFDGADAVVSALSPRGDMADRVLEALTNVIAELADTSTRLGVIGGAGGSLVTPEGPRLFDLDFPEEYKHEAQVGIDSLALLESTDASLDWFFIHPAEVFGPWAEGERTGHYRDGGDVLVRDAEGRSFISGADFAVAVVDEIERPAHRRGRFTVGY